The genomic region CCGCGGCCGGGCCGCCGGCGCCGTCGCCGACGTCGAGGGCGGCTTCATCGAGCTGTCCCGCCCGCCGCTCACCGACGCGGTCGGCGCCCTGGTCGGGCACGGTCACCGGGCGCTGGTCGCGCTGCCGCTGGTGCTGACCGCCGCCGGGCACGGCAAGGGCGACATCCCGGCCGCGTTGGCCCGGGAGCGGGCCCGTCACCCGGGGCTGACCTACGCGTACGGGCGGCCGCTCGGCCCGCACCCGCTGCTGCACGAGGTGCTGGAGCAGCGGATCGACGCGGCCCTCGCCGGAACGGACCGGGCGGACACCTGGGTCGCGCTGATCGGGCGGGGCTCCACCGATCCCGACGCCAACGCGGAGGTGGCGAAGGTGGCCCGCCTGCTCTGGGAGGGGCGCGGCTACGCCGGCGTCGAGCCGGGCTTCATCTCGCTCGCGCAACCGTCGGTGCCGGCGGTCCTGGACCGGCTGCGCCGGCTCGGCGCCCGGCGGATCGTGGTGGCGCCGTACTTCCTGTTCGCCGGGGTGCTGCCGGACCGGATCGTGGCCCAGTCGGCCGCGTACGCCGCGGCGCACCCGGACCTCGACGTGCGGGTGGCCGACCTGATCGGCGACTGCGACCCGCTCGCCGACCTGGTGCTCGAGCGGTACGCCGAGGCGCTGCGCGGGGACATCCGGATGAACTGCGACACCTGCGCGTACCGGGTGCTGATGCCCGGCTTCGCCGACAAGGTCGGGCGGCCGCAGACCCCGCACGACCACCCCGACGACCCGGTGGGCGGCCACCACCACCATCACCACGACCACGGGCCCGACCATCACGATCACCACGCCGGTCGCGGCGCGGTCGCCGCCGGGGCGCACGTCGGTCCGCCGGCCGTGGTCGGGGTCGGGGTCGCACGGCGCGAGCCGACCGGCTGACGGCCGGGCCAGCCGGCGGGCGTGGGCGGTCCGGACGGCGGCGGTCGCCGGGCGGGTCAGCCGGCGAGGGCGTGGGCGAGGGCGTATCCGGCGGTGGCGGCGGCCAGCCCCGCGGCCACGCTGCCGAGCACGTTGGCCAGAGCGGGCAGCCGGTCGCCGGCTCGGGCCAGCCGGAGCGTCTCGTAGCTGAGGGTGGACCAGGTGGTGAGCGCGCCGCAGAAGCCGGTGCCGACCAGCGCGGTGACCGCCGGGCTGGTCGGCAGTCCCACCAGGACCCCGAGCAGCAGCGAGCCGGCCACGTTGACGGTCAGCGTGCCCCACGGGAAGGCCGACCCGAACCGGGCCTGCACGGCCCGGTCGGCGAGGTAGCGCAGCGGCGCCCCGACGGCCGCGCCGAGCGCGACGAGCAGCACGGTCACCGGGCGCCCCGGTCCGCGGCCGGGTCGGCCGGTATCACCGGACCCGCCGTTCCGCGCGGTCGAGCAGACGGCCGGTGAGGGCGTCGCCGGCCCACACCGCGAGCAGCGCCCCGACCAGGGTCGCCGCGAGGTAGGCCAGCGCCACCCCGGGTGCGCCGGCGGCGAGCGCCTGCCGCACGTCCACCGCATAGGTGGAGAAGGTGGTGTACCCGCCGAGCACTCCGACGCCGAGGAACGGCCGGGCCAGCGGCGGCCCGCCGCCGCGCCGCCGGAGGACCGCCATGAG from Micromonospora sp. WMMD812 harbors:
- the crcB gene encoding fluoride efflux transporter CrcB — translated: MTVLLVALGAAVGAPLRYLADRAVQARFGSAFPWGTLTVNVAGSLLLGVLVGLPTSPAVTALVGTGFCGALTTWSTLSYETLRLARAGDRLPALANVLGSVAAGLAAATAGYALAHALAG
- a CDS encoding CrcB family protein, which encodes MTEPSGRRVDPDVDLAVSRDRTELTGHPAAVLGAIAAGGVLGALARAGLQAAFPHGPTGFPGATFAVNVSGCLLIGVLMAVLRRRGGGPPLARPFLGVGVLGGYTTFSTYAVDVRQALAAGAPGVALAYLAATLVGALLAVWAGDALTGRLLDRAERRVR